A genomic window from Brevibacillus agri includes:
- a CDS encoding methionine ABC transporter permease, with translation MDWTMENVDWSEIAEGTLDTLTMLGFSTLFTILIGLPLGIILFLTSRGQLLQNKAFYSVASFIVNVLRSVPFIILMILLIPVTKLIVGTSLGVLGAIPPLVIGAAPFFARLVETSLREVDRGVIEAAQSMGASNWQIIWNVLLPESRPGLVAGITITTVALVSYTAMSGVIGGGGLGDLAIRYGYQRFQTDVMIVTVVILLVLVQILQSLGDRLVLRFSRK, from the coding sequence ATGGACTGGACAATGGAAAATGTGGATTGGTCGGAGATCGCTGAGGGTACACTAGACACACTGACGATGCTGGGTTTCTCCACGTTGTTTACGATCCTGATCGGCTTGCCGCTGGGAATCATTTTATTCCTTACTTCACGTGGACAGTTGCTGCAAAACAAGGCGTTTTACTCGGTTGCTTCATTCATCGTCAACGTATTGCGTTCCGTGCCGTTCATCATTCTGATGATCTTGCTGATTCCGGTCACGAAACTGATCGTCGGCACTTCGCTCGGCGTACTCGGAGCGATTCCGCCGCTCGTGATCGGGGCCGCCCCGTTTTTTGCGCGGCTGGTGGAAACCTCTCTGCGCGAGGTAGATCGCGGAGTCATTGAGGCCGCCCAGTCGATGGGGGCGTCCAATTGGCAAATCATCTGGAACGTCCTGCTGCCAGAGTCTCGTCCGGGACTGGTGGCCGGAATTACGATTACGACCGTTGCGCTCGTGTCCTACACGGCCATGTCCGGGGTAATCGGCGGCGGCGGTCTGGGCGACTTGGCTATCCGTTACGGTTATCAGCGCTTCCAGACCGATGTCATGATTGTCACTGTCGTCATTTTGCTCGTGTTGGTGCAGATCTTACAGTCGCTGGGTGATCGCCTGGTATTGCGTTTCAGCCGCAAGTAA
- a CDS encoding MetQ/NlpA family ABC transporter substrate-binding protein — protein MKKLVVSVLSTVLAFSLAACGGKTETAPAPAEGGAQGGQQEVTLKVGASPVPHAAILKHIAPKLKEQGVNLEVQEFTDYVQPNVQLNEKQLDANFFQHKPYLEDFNKGQNMDLQPVVAVHIEPFGAYSKKVKSVDELAEGATIALPNDPTNSGRALALLEKNGVIKLKEGAGISGTVKDIVENKKNLKFKEVEAAMLPRVLEEVDLALINTNYALEAKLVPTKDALFIEDKESPYANFLVARPDNKDSEAIQKLAKELNSPEVKKFIEDEYKGSIIPAF, from the coding sequence ATGAAAAAGCTAGTCGTATCTGTACTTTCTACCGTATTGGCATTTTCTTTGGCAGCGTGCGGAGGCAAAACGGAGACTGCTCCAGCTCCAGCCGAAGGCGGCGCACAAGGCGGACAACAAGAAGTGACATTGAAAGTAGGCGCTTCTCCGGTTCCACACGCAGCAATCCTGAAGCACATCGCACCAAAACTGAAAGAACAAGGCGTAAACCTGGAAGTACAAGAGTTCACCGACTACGTACAACCAAACGTACAGCTCAACGAAAAACAACTCGACGCAAACTTCTTCCAGCACAAGCCTTACCTGGAAGACTTCAATAAAGGACAAAACATGGATCTGCAACCTGTAGTTGCGGTTCACATCGAGCCATTTGGCGCTTACAGCAAAAAAGTGAAATCGGTTGACGAACTGGCGGAAGGCGCAACTATCGCGCTGCCAAACGACCCGACCAATAGCGGCCGCGCCCTCGCTCTCCTGGAGAAAAACGGCGTCATCAAGCTCAAAGAAGGCGCTGGCATCAGCGGAACTGTGAAAGACATTGTGGAAAACAAGAAAAACCTGAAGTTCAAAGAGGTTGAAGCAGCGATGCTGCCGCGCGTTCTGGAAGAAGTGGACCTGGCGCTGATTAACACCAACTACGCGCTCGAAGCGAAGCTCGTGCCAACCAAAGACGCTCTGTTCATCGAAGACAAGGAATCTCCATATGCGAACTTCCTGGTAGCTCGTCCTGACAACAAAGACTCCGAAGCCATCCAAAAGCTGGCGAAGGAATTGAACTCCCCTGAAGTGAAAAAATTCATTGAAGACGAATACAAAGGTTCCATCATCCCGGCATTCTAA
- a CDS encoding methionine ABC transporter ATP-binding protein, translated as MIQLKNLHKSYQVQGKTIPALLGIDLSIDKGEIYGIIGHSGAGKSTLIRCINLLERPTSGQVIVDGVDLTKLDDVKLQEKRREIGMIFQHFNLLSSSTVGENVAFPLKLAKRPKAEIQKKVDDLLKLVGLEAHRDKYPSQLSGGQKQRVGIARALANDPKVLLCDEATSALDPQTTNSILALLLDINRKLGLTIVLITHEMHVIRSICDRVGVIDGGKIVESGEVLDVFLKPQHPTTQEFVEQVADSTELREAVAHEKAAGNRTIARVTFLGEKTYQPILFQTMQETGTVFSILQGTISRMKDTPYGQLVVELEGDVRQNEKTIETLRQRGLEVEVI; from the coding sequence TTGATTCAATTGAAAAATTTGCATAAAAGCTATCAAGTGCAGGGCAAGACGATTCCGGCGTTGCTCGGGATTGATCTTTCTATAGATAAAGGGGAAATTTACGGGATTATCGGCCATTCCGGGGCGGGGAAAAGTACCTTGATCCGCTGCATCAACCTGCTGGAGCGCCCTACGTCGGGACAAGTCATCGTCGATGGGGTCGACCTGACCAAGCTCGACGATGTCAAGCTGCAGGAAAAGCGCCGCGAGATCGGGATGATTTTCCAGCACTTCAACCTGCTGTCCTCGTCCACCGTCGGGGAAAATGTCGCGTTTCCGCTCAAGCTGGCCAAGCGTCCGAAGGCGGAGATTCAGAAAAAAGTGGACGATCTGCTCAAGCTGGTAGGGCTGGAAGCGCACCGGGACAAATACCCGTCCCAGTTGTCCGGCGGCCAGAAGCAGCGCGTCGGCATCGCGCGGGCGCTGGCAAACGATCCGAAAGTGCTGCTGTGTGACGAAGCGACCTCGGCGCTCGATCCGCAGACGACCAACTCGATTTTGGCGCTGCTTTTGGACATCAACCGCAAGCTGGGATTGACCATCGTGCTGATTACGCACGAGATGCACGTCATCCGCTCCATTTGCGACCGCGTAGGCGTGATCGACGGCGGAAAAATCGTCGAGTCGGGCGAGGTGCTGGACGTGTTTCTCAAGCCGCAGCATCCGACTACGCAGGAATTTGTCGAGCAGGTGGCAGATTCCACCGAGCTGCGCGAAGCTGTCGCGCACGAAAAAGCAGCGGGGAACCGCACGATTGCGCGCGTCACCTTCCTGGGAGAAAAGACGTACCAGCCGATTTTGTTCCAGACGATGCAGGAGACAGGCACAGTATTCAGCATTTTGCAGGGAACGATTTCCCGCATGAAGGATACGCCGTACGGCCAACTGGTCGTCGAACTGGAAGGCGATGTCCGTCAAAACGAAAAAACCATCGAGACGTTGCGTCAGCGTGGTTTGGAAGTAGAGGTGATATAG